One stretch of Ipomoea triloba cultivar NCNSP0323 chromosome 8, ASM357664v1 DNA includes these proteins:
- the LOC116026980 gene encoding glycine-rich cell wall structural protein 1.8-like — MVMSLLFNLHTPKKKYPSGQNSDHGVGYGSRGGVGSGGGYGVDDDQGVGYRSRRGARSRGGYSSGGEHKGDYGGGESSGSGGGIGYGIGCVNGEGYGGGEGGDSGAGGGYGGGGGHCGCEGGGYNARGEHRGACGGGANGGLGGERGDCGNGADSGLEGGGGGGDRGIRYGIGGVTGR, encoded by the exons ATGGTAATGTCATTACTGTTTAATCTgcacaccccaaaaaaaaagtatccaAGTGGACAAAACA GTGATCATGGTGTTGGATATGGAAGTAGGGGAGGTGTTGGAAGTGGAGGAGGTTATGGTGTCGACGACGATCAAGGTGTTGGATATAGAAGTAGGAGAGGTGCTAGAAGCAGAGGTGGATATAGTAGTGGTGGGGAACACAAAGGTGATTACGGTGGCGGGGAAAGTAGTGGTAGTGGTGGAGGAATTGGATATGGCATTGGTTGTGTAAACGGAGAAGGTTATGGAGGCGGTGAAGGTGGTGATTCAGGTGCAGGTGGAGGatatggtggtggaggtggtcaCTGTGGATGTGAGGGAGGAGGCTACAATGCAAGAGGAGAGCACAGAGGTGCATGTGGTGGTGGAGCCAATGGTGGTTTAGGAGGGGAAAGAGGCGATTGTGGAAATGGAGCTGACAGTGGTTTAGAgggtggaggtggaggtggtgaTAGAGGCATTAGATATGGCATCGGTGGTGTAACAGGACGATGA
- the LOC116026693 gene encoding proteasome subunit beta type-5-B-like: MVRIDFSGLESTAPIRGESSELFEEIPRAPSFQIPNIADFDGFQRDAIRMVKPAKGTTTLAFIFKEGVMVAADSRASMGGYISSQSVKKIIEINPYMLGTMAGGAADCQFWHRNLGVKCRLHELANKRRISVAGASKLLANILYSYRGMGLSVGTMIAGWDEKGPGLYYVDSEGGRLKGNRFSVGSGSPYAYGVLDNGYRFDLSVEEAAELARRSIYHATFRDGASGGVASVYHVGPNGWKKLSGDDVGELHYHYYPVEAAAVEHEMTEVPIA, translated from the exons ATGGTGAGAATTGATTTTAGTGGGCTCGAATCAACTGCTCCGATTCGCGGTGAGAGTTCCGAGTTGTTTGAGGAGATTCCAAGAGCCCCATCTTTTCAGATTCCAAATATTGCTGAT TTTGATGGATTTCAGAGGGATGCGATCCGAATGGTGAAGCCGGCTAAAGGAACCACCACTTTAGCTTTTATTTTTAAGGAGGGTGTGATGGTGGCAGCTGATTCTCGTGCCAGCATGGGAGGGTATATAT CGTCACAGTCTGTGAAGAAGATAATTGAAATAAATCCCTATATGCTTGGTACAATGGCAGGAGGGGCAGCTGATTGCCAGTTCTGGCACAGGAATCTTGGTGTAAag TGTCGTCTCCATGAACTGGCAAATAAAAGAAGAATTTCAGTTGCTGGAGCTTCCAAGTTGTTGGCAAACATTCTATATTCTTACCGCGGAATGGGCTTGTCTGTTGGAACTATGATTGCTGGCTGGGATGAAAAG GGTCCAGGACTCTATTATGTGGATAGTGAAGGTGGACGACTAAAGGGAAACAGATTCTCTGTGGGATCTGGTTCTCCATATGCTTATGGAGTTCTTGATAATGG GTACCGGTTTGATTTGTCTGTTGAAGAAGCTGCAGAGTTGGCTAGGCGGTCTATTTATCATGCAACGTTCCGTGATGGAGCTAGTGGAGGTGTTGCCAGTG TTTACCATGTTGGGCCAAATGGATGGAAGAAACTGTCGGGTGATGATGTTGGAGAGCTTCACTACCATTACTACCCAGTTGAAGCAGCAGCAGTGGAGCATGAAATGACCGAAGTGCCCATTGCTTGA